One window from the genome of Chiroxiphia lanceolata isolate bChiLan1 chromosome 15, bChiLan1.pri, whole genome shotgun sequence encodes:
- the CXXC5 gene encoding CXXC-type zinc finger protein 5 produces MSNSGSHQDTGNKPETEKNNQDDSQPPVNSERRNKSGIISEPLNKSLKKSRPLSHYSTFGSSSSVSEHSEKGNPLANGNDAIVDKSHSTSKHKNISSMLSKLDRMSELSSEGQTALQQFAQSTEMLKRVVQEHLPLAGEHGTGISDMEAVSAAETMNGPSDFPYLGAFPINPGLFIMTPAGVFLAESALHMAGLAEYPMQNELASAINSGKKKRKRCGMCPPCRRRINCEQCSSCRNRKTGHQICKFRKCEELKKKPSAALEKVMLPTGAAFRWFQ; encoded by the coding sequence ATGTCAAATTCGGGCTCCCACCAAGACACTGGGAACAAGCCAGAGACggaaaaaaataaccaggaTGACTCTCAACCCCCCGTCAACTCCGAGAGGAGGAACAAAAGTGGAATAATAAGTGAACCTTTGAACAAAAGTCTTAAGAAGTCCCGTCCACTCTCCCACTATTCCACCTTTGGTAGCAGCAGCTCGGTAAGCGAACATTCAGAGAAAGGCAACCCCTTAGCTAATGGCAACGATGCGATTGTGGATAAAAGTCATTCTACCTCAAAGCACAAAAACATCTCTAGTATGCTGAGCAAATTAGACCGGATGTCGGAGCTCTCCTCAGAAGGACAGACCGCCCTCCAACAGTTTGCTCAGTCGACAGAAATGCTCAAAAGAGTGGTACAGGAGCATCTTCCTCTAGCAGGCGAGCACGGGACTGGTATCTCTGACATGGAGGCAGTCTCAGCTGCAGAGACAATGAACGGCCCCTCTGATTTTCCTTACCTGGGGGCTTTTCCCATCAACCCAGGCCTTTTCATTATGACCCCTGCCGGCGTGTTTCTGGCAGAGAGCGCGCTCCATATGGCTGGCTTGGCAGAGTATCCCATGCAGAATGAGTTGGCATCTGCCATCAATTCGGGGAAAAAGAAACGGAAAAGATGCGGCATGTGCCCGCCCTGCCGAAGACGGATAAACTGCGAGCAGTGCAGCAGTTGTAGGAATCGCAAAACTGGCCACCAGATTTGCAAATTCCGAAAATGTGAAGAACTCAAAAAGAAGCCTTCTGCAGCACTGGAG